The window GTCGTGGGACACGTCCCCGACGGCCTGCGCGTCTTCGCCGTCGAGGACCTGGACGACGCCTTGACGGCCGTCGAGACCGTCGCCGAGGGCGGCGACCTCGACGCGCTTCCCACCTGTACCGCGACGACGGCCGCGGCCGGGTGACCGCCGGCGGGCTGAGCGTTCGCCCTGACCACTCCCCGCCCGCGCGTGCGCGGGGAAACGCCCTCTTAGGATTGAGACCGTGACCACGACCCCCGCGCCGCAGGCCGCACCCTCCCGATCCCGACGGGCGATCGCGATCACCCTCGCCGTGATCGCGGCACTGGTGGCGGCCTTCTTCATCTTCGCCAACCTGTACGCCGATTGGCTCTGGTATGACCAGCTCGAGTTCACCTCGGTCCTGCTGACCCAGTGGCTGGCGCGCGTGGTGATGTTCGCGGTGGGCTTCCTCGCCATGGGCATCCCGGTCTGGCTCGCCATCCAGCTCGCCTACCGGCTCCGCCCGGTGTACGCCCGCCTGAGCTCGCAGCTCGACCGCTACCAGGAGGTCGTCGAGCCGCTCCGCCGCCTGGCGATGTGGGGGATCCCCGTCTTCTTCGGCTTCTTCGCCGGATTCGCCGCGTCCACGCAGTGGGAGACGACGTGGCTGTGGTTCAACGGGGTGCAGACCGATGTGACCGACCCCGAGTTCGGCCTGGACACCGGGTTCTATATGTTCGCGATGCCGTTCTACGGCTCGGTCCTCGGGTTCGCCTCCGCCGTCCTCCTCGTCTGCCTGCTCGTGTCCGGACTGGTGTCCTACCTCTACGGGTCGGTCCGGGTCGGCCAGCGCGAGCTCCGCATCTCCAAGGCCGCGCGCATCCAGCTCGCCGTCATCGCGGGCCTGTACATCCTGGTGCAGGCCGGGAGCCTGTGGCTCGACCGGTACCGCACCCTCGTCGAGCCGTACGACCGGATCACCGGGCCGGGATACACCGGTGTCAACGCGGTCATCCCCGGTCAGACGATCCTCGCGATCGTCGCGGCGATCGTGGCGATCCTGTTCTTCGTCACCGCTGTCATCGGGCGCTGGCGGTACCCCCTCATCGCCACGGCGCTGCTGGTCGTCTCGGCCATCGTGGTCGGCGTCGGCTACCCGTGGGTGCTGAACACCTTCCAGGTGCGTCCGAACCAGCTCACTCTCGAGAGCGAGTACTACCAGCGCAACATCGACATGACCAAGATGGCCTACGGCATCGACGGGCTGGAGAAGACCGACTTCAGCGCCGTGACCGACGTCGAGCCCGGGCAGCTGCGCGAGGACGCCGAGACGACCGCATCCATCCGCATCATGGACCCGGCGATCATCAGCCCGACCGTCCGGCAGCAGGAGCAGTACCGCGCCTTCTACCAGTTCCCCGAGACGCTGGACGTGGATCGGTACGAGATCGACGGGGAGTCCCAGGATGCCATCGTCTCCGTGCGCGAACTGGACGTCGAGCGCCTCGGCCAGGCGTCGACCTGGCAGAACACCACGGTCGTGTACACGCACGGCTACGGCATGGTCGCTGCACGTGGCAACGCGCGCACCGTCGAGGGCTTCCCCGAGTTCATCGAGCGAGGGATCCCGGTCTCCGGCGTCCTCACCGAGGAAGAGGAGTATCAGCCGAGGATCTACTTCGGCGAGAACTCCCCGCCCTACTCGATCGTGGGCGCTCCGGCGGGAACGGAGCCGTTCGAGCTCGACTACCCCTCCGGTGCGGATGGCGAGAACGAGACCCGCTACACCTTCACCGGTGACGGGGGACCGAGCGTCGGCAACGTCTTCAACCGCCTGATCTACGCGCTGAAGTTCCAGTCCGAGCAGATCCTGTTCTCCGACTTCGTCAACGAGGAATCGCAGATCCTCTACGACCGTGATCCGCTCACGCGCGTGGAGAAGGTCGCCCCGTATCTGACCCTCGACAGCGACCCGTATCCGAGCGTCGTGGACGGCCGGATCGTGTGGATCGTCGACGGCTACACCTTGAGCGCGAACTACCCGTACTCCACGACGGTGAGCCTGCAGCAGGCCATCGCCGACTCCAACAACGTCCAGCCGCGGTTCGCCATCGACGACATCAACTACGTCCGCAACTCGGTCAAGGCCACGGTCGACGCCTACGACGGTTCGGTCACCCTTTACGCGTGGGACGAGGAGGACCCGGTCCTCCAGGCCTGGCAGAACGTGTATCCCTCCACCGTGGAGCCGATCAGCGAGATGTCCGCCGACCTCATGAGCCACGTGCGCTACCCGACGGATCTGTTCAAGATCCAGCGCGCGATGCTCGGGGTGTACCACGTCGATGACGCCCGTGCCTTCTACCAGCGCGACAACGCCTGGGCCACACCGGAGGATCCGCAGGACCCCGGCAGCTTCCAGCCGCCGTACTACTCCACGATCCAGATGCCGGGCCAGGAGACGCCGAGCTACTCGATGTTCACGACCTTCATCCCCTCGTCCGAGGGCGGCGCGAGCCGGAACGTCCTGATGGGGTACCTGGCGGTCGATTCCAATGCCGGAGCAGAGGCGGGCGTGAAGGGCGAGGGTTACGGCAAGCTCCGGATGCTGGAGATCGACGCCGAAACGCCGGTTCCCGGGCCCGGACAGGTCCAGAACACGTTCGACGCCGATCCGACGGTGTCGGCGCAGATCAACATCCTGTCCCAGGGGCAGTCGGACGTGCTCAACGGCAACCTTCTGACGCTCCCCGTCGGTGGCGGTCTGCTCTACGTCCAACCGGTGTTCGTGCAGTCGTCGGGCGGCACGCAGCTGCCCACCCTCCAGCGGGTGCTCGTCGCCTTCGGTGATCGGATCGCGTTCGAGAACACTCTCAACGAGGCTCTGGACACCCTCTTCGGCGGCGACTCGGGAGCCACCGCCGGCGACACGGATGTGCCGCCGGACACCGAGCCCACGCCGACGCCCACGCCGACTCCGACCGAGACCGCCGACGCCGGCGAGACCCCGGCGCCGACCGCGCCCCCGGCCGATGAGTACCAGGCCGCGCTGCAGGAGGCGCAGGACGCGATGATGGACCGCCAGGAGGCCCTTCAGGCGGCGGACTGGGCGGCCTACGGAGAGGCGGACGCGCGACTGACCGCGGCGGTCGAACGGCTCATCGAGCTCGGGGAGCAGTAGCCTCCGGCCGCGGGCGAGCCGGCCGAAGCAGATGCCCCCGGACCGCGTCCCCACCCGGGGCGCCGGTCCGGGGGCATCCGGACTTTCCGCGGCGGTGTGCGGGCGTCAGGCGTCGGCGGTCAGGAGGCCGTAGGAGATGAGCAGCACCGTGACGATGAAGCCCGCGATCTGATTGATCCACAGGAAGCGGCGCCAGCCGGTCGTCGCCCGCTCGGCGGTGTCGTCGGTGACCGATCGATACGGCCACACGATCGCGATGTAGGGGAGTACGGCGATGACGGCCAGCGGCCCGGGCCACGCCGTCGCGAGGATCACCAGGCCCGCCGCGAAGTAGCAGGCGAGGGCGAACCGCACCGTCCAGCGGGCGCCGCGCGCGGTGGCGATCGAGCTGATCCCGGCGGCGCGATCGGCGAGCACGTCCTGGACGGCGCCGAACGCGTGGGAGGCGACGCCCCAGAGCGCGAAGGCGACGATGATCGCGAGGAGCTGCCACGTCCAGGCGACTCCGGCGAGGACGAGAGCGTACACGGCGGGGGAGAAGAAGTGGATGCTGCTGGTCACCGAGTCGGCGAAGGGCCGCTCCTTCAGCCGCAGCGGCGGTGCGCTGTAGAACACCACGAAGAAGAGGCTCGCCCCCAGCACGAGCCACGAGGCGGGGGAGCCCACCCACACCAGGTAGGCCACGAACGGCAGGCACAGCAGCCCCGACACCCACAGCGTGAGGGCGTGCAGCCGCCTGTCGAGCACCGCACCGTGCGCGCCCCCCTTGCGGGGATTGCGCAGATCGGACTCGTAGTCGAAGACGTCGTTGATCCCGTACATCGCCACGTTGTAGGGGATGAGGAAGAACAGCGTGCCCAGGATCAGGGTGAGATCGACCTGGCGCGTGGCCAGCAGGTAGGCGGCGGCGAACGGGTAGGCGGTGTTGATCCAGCTGACGGGCCTCGACGAGACGAAGAGCTGCCGGATGACCCGACCGGGCCGCAGGGGCGTCGGGGTGGTCATGCGGTCTCCTCCGGCACGCGGCGAGCGGTCATCAGGGTGTGGACGGCGGGAACGAGGAATGCCGCCGCGATGGCGTAGAGGAAGTCCTCGATCGGCGCGAGCCCGATGAGGATGCCGCTGCGGTGTTCTTCGTCGTAGGCCACGAGTCCTGTTCCGATGATGACATTGTCGAAGATGGCGGTGAGGATGACGAGCACCACCGCGCCGGCGAGGGATGCCACCATCCTCTCGCGGAACCGTGGTCGTCGCGCGGTGGCCAGCGTCACCCCGGCCGCGAGAAGCACGAACGGGATGCTGATGAGGGTGTAGGTCACGCGTCGCCGACCTCCTGTCGCGCCGCACGGCGGTCGGCGAGATGGCGGCGGATGCGCAGGGCAGCCGCGTAGTAGAGGATCGCCTGGTAGGACAGGAACGTCAGGAAGAACACCTCTTCGATCGGGAGTTCGGGAGCGATCAGGATCCCGACGAACAGGGGACTCTCGCCCTGGAAGAACACCCCCGTGAGGATGCCGACGGCATCCCAGGCGAGGAAGAACAGCACGCCGGCGGCGACCGAGACGACGGTCGCCAGCGGCGTGCGCCAGAGCGCCAGCCGGAAGCGCGCGTCGATCACCGCCATCCCTGCGCCCGAGAACACGATCGCAAGAAGGTAGAGTCCGGGCACCTCACACCCTCGCAGGCTCGGGAAGGGGCCCCGGGCTCCGGTCTCCCCGAAGACGCTTCAGCACCAGCTCGGCCGAGATGAGGCACATCGGAAGACCGATCCCCGGAAGAGTGGAGGCGCCGGCGTAGACGAGTCCACGCACCTTCTTGGAGGCGTTCTTCGGCCGGAAGATGGCGCTCTGATTCAGCGTGTGGGCAAGGCCCAGGGAGTTCCCACGCCACGCGTGCAGATCATGGAGGAAGTCACCCGGGGTGATCGTGCGCCGGACGACGATGCGATCGGCGAGGTCGGGGATGCCGGCCCACTCCGAGATCTGCGCGATGACATGGTCGGCGGCAGCCTCGATGCGCGGGTCACCGTCGCCCTCGACTCCGCCCCGTCCGAGCGACGGGTCGGCCGGGATGGGGACGAGGACGAAGAGGTTCTCGTGCCCGGCCGGCGCGACGGTGTCATCGGTGGCACTCGGCCGGCAGATGTAGATGGACGCGGGGTCCGGGATGTGCGCGTCGGCACCGAAGATCGCCTCGAAATTCGCCTTCCAGCGGTCGACGAACATCAGCGTGTGGTGGGCGAGCTCGGGAAGTTGCCCTTCCACGCCGAGCAGGAGCAGGAGTGCGCCGGGGCTCGGCTGCTTGCGGGTCCACCACTCCTCCGGATACGTCTGGAGTTCGCGGGGGAGGAGCGCCGTCTCGGTGTGGTGCAGGTCGGCGGCCGAGACCACCAGGTCGGCGTCGATCACCTCGCCGCCCTGCAGGCGGACGCCGGTCGCCCGCACGGGCCCTGCATCGTCGGCGGTGAGGATGGCGGCGACCTCGGCGTCGGTGCGGATGGTCACGCCGTGCCGTCGCGCGACGCGCTCCACCGCGCGGATGACCTCGGTGAACCCGCCCCGCGGATACAGGACGCGATCGTCGAGGTCGAGGTGGCTCATGAGGTGGTACAGGCTCGGCACACCGTAGGGGGAGCCGCCGAGGAACACCGCCGGATACTCGAGGATCTGGCGGAGCATCGGCTCGCGGAAACGCTGGTCGACGAAGCGGGCCAGCGTCGTGGTCAGCAGCGGCAGGAGCTGAGGCAGACGCTTGAGGATCGCGGGATCGCGGATCCCCGCCGTGGTCTCGTAGGTGTCGTACAGGAACCGCGAGACGGCCAGGTCGTAGGCGCTGCCTGCCGAGTCGAGATAGGTCGCCAGCGTCTTGCCCGCGCCGGGCTCGATCGACTCGAACAGTGCGGTCGACTCCGCCCGGCCGGAACGGACGTCCACCGACTCTCCGGCGGTGCCGGCGGAAGCGGGCTCACGGTAGACCCGGTAGGCGGGATCGAGCTTGACCAGATCCAGTTCTTCGTCGGCGGTGGTGCCGACGAGGCGGAAGAAGTGGTCGAACACCTCGGGCATGAGGTACCAGCTCGGACCGGTGTCGAAGCGGAACCCGTCGCTCTCCCATGAGCCGGCCCGCCCGCCGACGTCGCTCCGCGCCTCCAGCACGGTCACGTCGTGTCCCTCGGCGGCGAGGAGCGCGG of the Microbacterium invictum genome contains:
- a CDS encoding prenyltransferase, encoding MTTPTPLRPGRVIRQLFVSSRPVSWINTAYPFAAAYLLATRQVDLTLILGTLFFLIPYNVAMYGINDVFDYESDLRNPRKGGAHGAVLDRRLHALTLWVSGLLCLPFVAYLVWVGSPASWLVLGASLFFVVFYSAPPLRLKERPFADSVTSSIHFFSPAVYALVLAGVAWTWQLLAIIVAFALWGVASHAFGAVQDVLADRAAGISSIATARGARWTVRFALACYFAAGLVILATAWPGPLAVIAVLPYIAIVWPYRSVTDDTAERATTGWRRFLWINQIAGFIVTVLLISYGLLTADA
- a CDS encoding lycopene cyclase domain-containing protein yields the protein MPGLYLLAIVFSGAGMAVIDARFRLALWRTPLATVVSVAAGVLFFLAWDAVGILTGVFFQGESPLFVGILIAPELPIEEVFFLTFLSYQAILYYAAALRIRRHLADRRAARQEVGDA
- the crtI gene encoding phytoene desaturase family protein, with translation MTAERTVVIGGGIAGLATAALLAAEGHDVTVLEARSDVGGRAGSWESDGFRFDTGPSWYLMPEVFDHFFRLVGTTADEELDLVKLDPAYRVYREPASAGTAGESVDVRSGRAESTALFESIEPGAGKTLATYLDSAGSAYDLAVSRFLYDTYETTAGIRDPAILKRLPQLLPLLTTTLARFVDQRFREPMLRQILEYPAVFLGGSPYGVPSLYHLMSHLDLDDRVLYPRGGFTEVIRAVERVARRHGVTIRTDAEVAAILTADDAGPVRATGVRLQGGEVIDADLVVSAADLHHTETALLPRELQTYPEEWWTRKQPSPGALLLLLGVEGQLPELAHHTLMFVDRWKANFEAIFGADAHIPDPASIYICRPSATDDTVAPAGHENLFVLVPIPADPSLGRGGVEGDGDPRIEAAADHVIAQISEWAGIPDLADRIVVRRTITPGDFLHDLHAWRGNSLGLAHTLNQSAIFRPKNASKKVRGLVYAGASTLPGIGLPMCLISAELVLKRLRGDRSPGPLPEPARV
- a CDS encoding UPF0182 family protein, whose translation is MTTTPAPQAAPSRSRRAIAITLAVIAALVAAFFIFANLYADWLWYDQLEFTSVLLTQWLARVVMFAVGFLAMGIPVWLAIQLAYRLRPVYARLSSQLDRYQEVVEPLRRLAMWGIPVFFGFFAGFAASTQWETTWLWFNGVQTDVTDPEFGLDTGFYMFAMPFYGSVLGFASAVLLVCLLVSGLVSYLYGSVRVGQRELRISKAARIQLAVIAGLYILVQAGSLWLDRYRTLVEPYDRITGPGYTGVNAVIPGQTILAIVAAIVAILFFVTAVIGRWRYPLIATALLVVSAIVVGVGYPWVLNTFQVRPNQLTLESEYYQRNIDMTKMAYGIDGLEKTDFSAVTDVEPGQLREDAETTASIRIMDPAIISPTVRQQEQYRAFYQFPETLDVDRYEIDGESQDAIVSVRELDVERLGQASTWQNTTVVYTHGYGMVAARGNARTVEGFPEFIERGIPVSGVLTEEEEYQPRIYFGENSPPYSIVGAPAGTEPFELDYPSGADGENETRYTFTGDGGPSVGNVFNRLIYALKFQSEQILFSDFVNEESQILYDRDPLTRVEKVAPYLTLDSDPYPSVVDGRIVWIVDGYTLSANYPYSTTVSLQQAIADSNNVQPRFAIDDINYVRNSVKATVDAYDGSVTLYAWDEEDPVLQAWQNVYPSTVEPISEMSADLMSHVRYPTDLFKIQRAMLGVYHVDDARAFYQRDNAWATPEDPQDPGSFQPPYYSTIQMPGQETPSYSMFTTFIPSSEGGASRNVLMGYLAVDSNAGAEAGVKGEGYGKLRMLEIDAETPVPGPGQVQNTFDADPTVSAQINILSQGQSDVLNGNLLTLPVGGGLLYVQPVFVQSSGGTQLPTLQRVLVAFGDRIAFENTLNEALDTLFGGDSGATAGDTDVPPDTEPTPTPTPTPTETADAGETPAPTAPPADEYQAALQEAQDAMMDRQEALQAADWAAYGEADARLTAAVERLIELGEQ
- a CDS encoding lycopene cyclase domain-containing protein; translated protein: MTYTLISIPFVLLAAGVTLATARRPRFRERMVASLAGAVVLVILTAIFDNVIIGTGLVAYDEEHRSGILIGLAPIEDFLYAIAAAFLVPAVHTLMTARRVPEETA